One window from the genome of Magnolia sinica isolate HGM2019 chromosome 4, MsV1, whole genome shotgun sequence encodes:
- the LOC131243684 gene encoding dof zinc finger protein DOF3.6-like: protein MVFPSVPIYLDSPNWQQQPQNYPQGTTSETSHQLPPPAPPSTAGPGVGSGVAGSIRPGSMAERARMAKLPQPEAALKCPRCDSTNTKFCYFNNYSLSQPRHFCKTCRRYWTRGGALRNVPVGGGCRRNKRSKGSSSSKSPASADRHAGSSTSSGSAPSSNCTADVVGHIPPPLPHLPYMSSLHHHLTDYGAAADLGLNFPGINQSVPVTAGGGTDMDYQMGGGSSSGGSSSGGAMLSAGSADQWRLQQLQHFPFLSGLEPPPSGLYPFDAEGVDPMAYTGGMSHLQQKPSSSVASQVASVKMEENQGLNISRQFLGIPGNDQYWGGNPWTDLSSFTSSSTSHLL from the exons atgGTTTTTCCATCTGTTCCTATCTATTTAGATTCACCCAACTGGCAACaacag CCACAAAATTACCCACAAGGAACCACCAGTGAGACTTCCCATCAGCTCCCGCCTCCTGCCCCGCCGTCCACGGCGGGGCCAGGTGTCGGGAGTGGTGTTGCAGGCTCTATCAGGCCTGGCTCGATGGCAGAACGAGCCCGCATGGCGAAGTTACCGCAACCAGAGGCGGCGCTCAAATGCCCGCGCTGTGACTCCACCAATACCAAGTTCTGCTACTTCAACAACTACAGCCTCTCTCAGCCACGCCATTTCTGCAAGACCTGCCGGCGGTACTGGACACGTGGAGGTGCCCTAAGGAACGTTCCCGTTGGCGGCGGCTGCCGGAGGAACAAGAGAAGCAAAGGCAGCAGCAGCTCGAAATCACCAGCCTCTGCCGACCGCCACGCCGGCTCTTCTACCTCATCTGGTTCAGCTCCCTCTAGCAACTGCACTGCTGATGTAGTAGGCCACATCCCACCACCGCTGCCGCACCTTCCTTACATGTCCTCTCTACACCATCATCTTACTGATTACGGCGCTGCGGCCGATCTCGGACTTAATTTCCCGGGAATCAATCAATCAGTTCCTGTAACAGCCGGTGGTGGGACGGATATGGACTATCAAATGGGTGGAGGTAGTTCAAGTGGCGGCAGCAGTAGCGGTGGGGCCATGTTATCAGCTGGATCAGCTGATCAGTGGCGTTTGCAGCAATTACAGCATTTTCCTTTCTTGAGTGGCTTGGAGCCACCACCATCTGGGCTTTATCCGTTTGATGCGGAAGGGGTCGATCCAATGGCTTATACAGGTGGGATGAGTCATCTTCAACAGAAGCCGTCCAGTTCAGTGGCCAGTCAGGTGGCTTCTGTGAAGATGGAAGAAAATCAAGGGTTGAATATATCAAGGCAGTTTTTGGGGATTCCGGGAAATGATCAATACTGGGGTGGAAATCCATGGACAGATCTATCCAGCTTCACTTCATCTTCTACCAGCCATCTTCTATGA